A window of the Catharus ustulatus isolate bCatUst1 chromosome 23, bCatUst1.pri.v2, whole genome shotgun sequence genome harbors these coding sequences:
- the LOC117006386 gene encoding LOW QUALITY PROTEIN: gasdermin-A2-like (The sequence of the model RefSeq protein was modified relative to this genomic sequence to represent the inferred CDS: inserted 2 bases in 2 codons) — translation MRGILSHYFKIXKFTLWYNVLLFXHAICLSLCFRFPKAQIHLPGLENLSHSRMFKKLTKFIINQMDPHKEFVPVESIADNEDFRLLCLLKRKRKSKIIFHPAPYYQRTGFTLHDVLLPGEDSKSIEPLLQDSRQIPLTKTSANQTQGDLSVSFDPASVDVHGDASLSEEFSVKPQKKSISQQSLEALRRERKINMDHSFIQQQQRTDSNLSVVTEILEASEETVYKEATKANRGLMAKFHATLSGKGTTEDKQTIVIPKGCTLAFRAIPLHIRDGAWDLEYFPVEALRRAAYVADGPTQGKLRVVMSEVQYSCRNFSELSPELLLIVFNTIKAVMRDKNLLQELRQKMEDIPEQNDGYELKTESPDLKDLFSILQHCPIDCLLLFAGGITYILDALHELKDDQLLLLLESLERKILSQQLNLVENLLKHDLEDKMCHFHVDATLLSFQHEEDQMLTMELVELSGVQLHEDGSAVSLDQPFEAMAALFVALYALNLLSGSK, via the exons atgagggggattttgagtcattattttaaaa ttaaattcACGCTTTGGTACAATGTCCTCCTAT TTCATGCAATTTGCCTTAGCTTGTGTTTCCGCTTTCCCAAGGCACAAATCCACTTGCCTGGGCTTGAAAACCTCAGCCACAGtagaatgtttaaaaaactcACCAAATTCATCATAAATCAAATGGATCCACACAAAGAATTCGTCCCTGTCGAGAGCATCGCAGACAATGAGGATTTCAGACTCCTCTGTctactgaaaagaaagagaaaatccaaAATCATATTCCACCCCGCTCCTTACTACCAGCGGACAGGGTTCACACTGCAtgatgtgctgctgcctggagaagatAGTAAAAGCATAG AGCCCCTGCTTCAAGATTCCAGACAAATTCCTCTCACAAAAACCAGTGCAAACCAAACTCAAGGAGATCTCAGCGTTTCATTTGACCCTGCAAGTGTAGATGTGCATGGAGATGCCTCCTTGTCTGAGGAATTTTCTGTCAAGCCACAGAAGAAGAGCATTTCACAGCAGTCACTGGAGGCACTAAGAAGAGAAAG aaaaatcaACATGGATCATTCCTTCATCCAACAACAACAGAGAACAGACAGCAATCTGAGTGTGGTCACTGAAATCCTCGAAGCCTCAGAGGAGACTGTCTACAAGGAAGCCACCAAGGCAAATAGGGGTCTCATGGCCAAATTTCATGCCACACTCTCTGGAAAG GGCACCACGGAGGACAAACAAACCATAGTCATACCCAAGGGCTGCACCCTGGCATTCAGGGCCATCCCTCTACACATTAGAGATGGAGCATGGG ATCTGGAATATTTCCCAGTAGAAGCTCTGAGAAGAGCAGCATACGTAGCTGATG GTCCCACACAAGGAAAATTAAGAGTAGTGATGAGTGAAGTTCAATACTCCTGCCGAAATTTCTCTGAATTGTCTCCTGAACTCCTGCTCATTGTCTTCAACACCATCAAAGCTGTCATGAGAGACAAGAACCTCCTTCAAGAGCTCAGACAGAAA ATGGAAGATATTCCTGAGCAAAATGATGGGTATGAGCTGAAAACTGAGAGCCCAGACTTAAAAGATCTGTTCAGCATCTTACAGCACTGTCCAATAGACTGTCTCCTTCTGTTTGCAGGAGGAATCACCTACATCCTTGATGCTCTGCATG aattaAAGGAtgatcagctgctgctgttgctggaaTCCTTGGAAAGGAAGATTCTGTCCCAACAGCTGAACCTG GTTGAAAACCTCCTGAAACATGACCTGGAGGATAAGATGTGTCATTTCCATGTGGATGCCACGCTGCTCTCCTTCCAACACGAGGAGGATCAGATGTTAACCATGGAACTGGTAGAGCTGAGTGGAGTGCAGCTCCACGAAGATGGATCAGCTGTTTCTTTGGATCAACCCTTCGAGGCCATGGCAGCCCTGTTTGTGGCCCTGTATGCCCTCAACCTCCTCAGTGGTTCCAAGTAG